In the genome of Eschrichtius robustus isolate mEscRob2 chromosome 12, mEscRob2.pri, whole genome shotgun sequence, one region contains:
- the LOC137772952 gene encoding DLA class II histocompatibility antigen, DR-1 beta chain-like: protein MVCLWFPAGSWTVILTVILMVLSPLLAWAGETTSIFMVQVKSECHFSNSTRQVHFLGRYIYNREELVRFDSHVGEDLAVSELGRPAAELWNRQKDALERARAAGHTFCRINYEFLESSAEPTVTVYPAKTQPLWHHSLLVCSVNGFYPGHTEVRCFQNGQEEEAGVVSTGLIPNGDWTFQLMVMLEIVPQSGEVYTCHVEHPSWTSPVAVEWRYSGLQPTGLLS from the exons ATGGTGTGCCTTTGGTTCCCTGCAGGCTCCTGGACAGTAATTCTGACAGTGATACTGATGGTGCTGAGCCCGCTCCTGGCTTGGGCTGGAGAG ACCACAT CAATTTTCATGGTGCAGGTAAAGTCCGAGTGTCATTTCTCCAACAGCACGCGGCAGGTGCACTTCCTGGGCAGGTACATCTATAACCGGGAGGAGCTGGTGCGCTTCGACAGCCACGTGGGGGAGGACCTGGCGGTGAGCGAGCTGGGGCGGCCGGCCGCGGAGCTCTGGAACCGCCAGAAGGACGCCCTGGAGCGGGCGCGGGCCGCCGGGCACACCTTCTGCAGGATCAACTACGAGTTCTTGGAGAGCAGCGCT GAGCCTACAGTGACTGTGTATCCTGCAAAGACCCAGCCCCTGTGGCACCACAGCCTCCTGGTCTGCTCTGTGAATGGTTTCTATCCAGGCCACACTGAAGTCAGGTGCTTCCAGAATGGCCAGGAAGAGGAGGCGGGGGTGGTCTCCACAGGCCTGATCCCTAATGGAGACTGGACCTTCCAGCTCATGGTGATGCTTGAAATAGTTCCTCAGAGTGGAGAGGTCTACACCTGCCACGTGGAGCACCCCAGCTGGACGAGCCCTGTCGCAGTGGAATGGA GATACTCTGGACTTCAGCCAACAG GACTCCTGAGCTGA